Part of the Streptomyces sp. RFCAC02 genome is shown below.
ATCACCGCAGCGGACGGGCCGGAACGCGTCGCCGCGGCAGCGGGCGACCGGGTCGACGTCCTGGTGAACAACGCCGCCGTCGCGACCAGCGGCCCCCTCGACACGCTCCCCGCCGCCGCCGTCGACGACCTCATCGCCACCAACCTGACCGCCCCCGTCCACCTCACGCGGCGGCTGCTGCCCGCCCTCGCCGCCGCGGGCGGCACCGTCATCAACGTCAGCACCTCGATCGGCGGGCGCGGCTGGCCCGGCAACGCGGTCTACGCCGCCACGAAGGCGGCGCTCGACACCCTGACCCGGAGCTGGGCCGTGGAGCTGGCGCCGCGCGGCATCCGCGTCAACGCCGTGGCGCCCGGCGCCGTCGCGACGCCGATCGCCCGGCACCGCGGGCTCTCCCCCGCCGAGACGGAACGGCTGCGCGCCTGGCAGATCGCGCGCACCCCCCTCGGCCGCGTCGCCGAGCCCGAGGAGATCGCGTGGGCGGTCACCGCCCTGGCCTCACCGGGCGCGTCGTTCGTCACCGGAGCCGTCCTCCCCGTGGACGGCGGCGCGGTCGTGGCGTGATACCACTGGCCCGGGAGGTGGGCCACGTGGTGCGGATCGGGGAGCTGGCCGACGCGACGGGGACGACGCCCCGCGCGCTGCGCCACTACGAGCAGGCCGGGCTGATCTCGTCCGAGCGCATGCCGAACGGCTACCGCGACTACGACGGGACGGCCGTCGTCCGCGTGCGGAACATCAGGCTGCTCCTCTCGGTGGGGCTCACCCTGGACGACGTCCGCCTCTTCCTGCCCTGCCTGGACGGTGACATGGCGTCGGGTGCGCCGAGCGGGCGGGGCCTGCGCGTCGCGTACGAGCGCCTGGCCGCCCTGGACCGCCGGATCGCGGCGGCGACGGCGGTCCGCGACCGCCTGGCCACGGCGCTGGACGACGCGACCGCGCGCCGCGCCGGCATTTAGGTCTGTCCGACCGGAGGCCGTGGCCGTCCGGGATGTGGCTTCCGGCCCCGCGCGGGGAAGGGATGGGGCGCGGAGCCGGCCGCGGCCATGGCGGTCGGCTCCGCGCCGGCAGGGCGGGCGGC
Proteins encoded:
- a CDS encoding MerR family transcriptional regulator; this translates as MRIGELADATGTTPRALRHYEQAGLISSERMPNGYRDYDGTAVVRVRNIRLLLSVGLTLDDVRLFLPCLDGDMASGAPSGRGLRVAYERLAALDRRIAAATAVRDRLATALDDATARRAGI
- a CDS encoding SDR family oxidoreductase, with product MNSTESRTGSSRTVVVTGAGTGIGRATARAFAAEGARVIVVGRRAEPLAQTADGYPGITPVTADITAADGPERVAAAAGDRVDVLVNNAAVATSGPLDTLPAAAVDDLIATNLTAPVHLTRRLLPALAAAGGTVINVSTSIGGRGWPGNAVYAATKAALDTLTRSWAVELAPRGIRVNAVAPGAVATPIARHRGLSPAETERLRAWQIARTPLGRVAEPEEIAWAVTALASPGASFVTGAVLPVDGGAVVA